A single genomic interval of Bradyrhizobium sp. sBnM-33 harbors:
- a CDS encoding response regulator transcription factor, which yields MQKSTKSATNVLIVDDHPVVLSGCRSLFASDSTVKIDVATDAKSGHRAYVSRKPDVTVIDIKLPDVSGFELMRRIRKENPDAKIIMFSMNDDPAFVVRAIELGAQGYVSKGDDPRMLVNAVRKVTAGANFISPPLAEAVTFSGASMKANPVSQMTARELEILRLLGRGDKIVEVADMLEISYKTVANITSLLKRKLGAKSHSDLIRIAVEMELG from the coding sequence ATGCAGAAGTCCACCAAGTCGGCCACCAACGTTTTAATTGTCGATGATCACCCCGTAGTCCTGTCGGGCTGCCGGTCATTGTTCGCCTCGGACAGCACCGTGAAGATCGATGTGGCCACGGATGCCAAGTCGGGTCACAGGGCCTACGTTTCACGGAAGCCCGACGTCACGGTCATCGATATCAAGCTTCCCGATGTTTCCGGCTTTGAATTGATGCGGCGCATCCGCAAGGAAAATCCGGACGCCAAAATCATCATGTTCAGCATGAATGATGATCCAGCGTTTGTGGTTCGCGCCATCGAACTCGGCGCGCAGGGCTACGTCTCCAAGGGAGACGATCCCAGAATGTTAGTGAATGCCGTTCGGAAGGTCACCGCCGGGGCTAATTTCATTTCACCGCCACTTGCGGAGGCAGTGACCTTTTCTGGCGCGTCGATGAAGGCCAATCCGGTGTCGCAAATGACGGCCCGCGAGCTGGAAATCCTGCGGCTATTGGGCCGGGGCGACAAGATCGTCGAAGTCGCCGATATGCTGGAAATTTCCTACAAGACCGTGGCCAACATTACGTCCCTGCTCAAGCGGAAGCTCGGTGCCAAAAGCCATTCGGACCTGATTCGGATCGCCGTCGAGATGGAGCTCGGCTGA